One window from the genome of Borrelia puertoricensis encodes:
- the bdr gene encoding Bdr family repetitive protein — protein MGLAQPVITQQMVIAELTKAGIKRDIAIDLSYRYYRNELTYKDIEFLKENFDIKLKHLEDGISSVKDELNTKIDTKFNELDKKIDTVESNFNLKLEKVEALLQAEIQRVETTLKSDIRDLDNKIDTKFNELDNKIDNVRKDMEINRMELDTKFNVLDNKLKLHGWMFGTLITLNIGIFLALMSLLVK, from the coding sequence ATGGGACTTGCGCAGCCTGTTATTACTCAGCAAATGGTTATAGCTGAACTTACTAAAGCCGGTATTAAAAGAGATATTGCTATTGACCTGTCTTATAGGTATTATCGTAATGAGCTGACTTATAAAGACATTGAATTCTTAAAAGAAAACTTTGACATAAAGTTAAAACACTTAGAAGATGGGATTAGTAGTGTTAAGGATGAGCTTAATACCAAAATAGATACTAAATTTAATGAACTCGATAAAAAAATAGACACCGTTGAGAGTAACTTTAACCTTAAGCTTGAAAAAGTTGAAGCTCTCTTACAAGCTGAGATTCAAAGGGTTGAGACAACCTTAAAATCTGATATTAGAGATCTTGACAATAAAATAGATACTAAATTCAATGAACTTGACAATAAGATTGACAATGTTAGAAAAGATATGGAAATTAATAGGATGGAGCTTGATACCAAATTCAATGTACTCGATAATAAACTTAAACTTCATGGTTGGATGTTTGGGACTCTTATTACCCTTAATATAGGAATATTCTTAGCATTAATGTCATTATTAGTAAAGTAA